From Osmerus eperlanus chromosome 16, fOsmEpe2.1, whole genome shotgun sequence:
CCCATTCAGCAGCATCAATAAAATCCTGGAAGAGAGCCTTGTAGCGATCAAGGTTTTGCTTGAAGTTTTGTTTCAAGTTCTCTCTTAAGGCATGCCAAAACAATTCTCTGCCTACCAGTGCCCTGGACACAGCATGGACCAGACAGTGTCCATCTCCATCCACATGCACGGGAATAAAACATTCTCTATTGCTGTTGGCTTTTTTTATCTCCTCCAAAGTGTCATGGAGGTAGATCAGGCTGCCTGACCTGTCCTTGCCATAGCCGACGGTGGAGACATGCTCTTGTTCGATTAGAAAAGCCCTGTCCCCTAAGAGTGAGCAGTCGAACATCTCTCCTTGGTTCATTTCCCTTAGTAATTTCGCTTTGCCCGACTGCTTATCCATTCCATACCTAGTTAGAATAGGAGATAGTAACTTGCAATGGTAATTTGAAAGCCCCATTACTTTAACCAACTCCGTTCCCTTTTTCGGGGCTCCAGTGACACCGAGGAGAGCATTTCTAAGCAGATTGTGCAGCACAACGTCTGGATCAGTTACTTCTTCCACATTTAAAAGATTCTTCTGTTCGTGGCGTTGGCCACACTCAGTGCATTCGATGCTAATTGAGCCGTAAGCAGGGAAGAATAGCCTCGCCTGGCATTTTGGGTCTGGGCAAGTACCAGACAAAATACGCTTGTCCTTCTTCTTGGAGCCTTGTAGCATTGacattttggaaaataaaactaCACTATGTAACAACCTTACAAAACCATTATGGTTTAATCGACAGAGAACTATCAAATTCGCCTTCACTTACGTAGCTAGCTTGTTACTTACTAGCGGAATAACAGAATAAAAACACGGAAGCAGTCCGTTTTTCTCAGTCGGACTGTGTGTTGCGATACGTAATTCGCAGTGGATCGTGGTACCTGTAGTTTGGTTGactgtgctttaagtgcagctAGTTATTTAATTGTATGTTTTGTATAAAACAATTATTTGAACATGTTAATGATTTCATAATATTCCTCTATATTGTACTATTGCGAATAATTGTGTGGTTTTGTCTCACAATGGTCTGATGGTGTATATCTAGAATCAGATGTTTAACTACAAGAGCCACAATGCAACATTTCAAGGGTTTGTTTTCAGCAATTTAACCGGAAGACGGATTAATTTACTCTCTCCATTTTCGTCAAAGAAAAACACATATGACAACATAACAGATAAAGTCCAGTCGGAAGAGGGAAAATATTACGATTAAAAGTTTTGACCTTCAGAGTGCTATTTCTTCAGACAGCATAAACAAAGTCacattattaacatgtatgcATTTATTTATTGGGAGCGCCACTTTTACTTTGAAAAACCATGGAACGGTGGCTTAGGCAGTAAAACTCAGTCTAGACCCGGAAGTACTCTCTCAGTGTAGCTGGCAACATAGATTTCTCGCCATAGAATATAGCATTTCGTTCCTTACTTACAAACCTATTTAACATTTTAAACACACGAGTTGTCAGCTATCCATTTTCATTGAGCCACCATTATTTGAAGCATCACAATGTACGCAGCATTGAAGGATCTTAAGGTTTTCTTGGCGTTCAGTATTCTCTTTACTTTTTCAGTTCCCATTTGCGCGTGGGATACCGATCTTGAGCTTTTTGATCTTGTAGAAGAAATTCCCCAATCTTTTTACGAATTCCTGTCGGTGGAGCAGGTGAGTTGAAACCTTGAACTTGGTAGCAGCCCCTAACGAGCTTGCATATGTGTTGCTTGCAATTGAACAAGGCAGACTAACAAAAAACCTACACTCGCAAAACTGCCGTATTGCGTTATTTGCAACCTCATAtatacatctaaaataataacaCAGTACAGTTGGTCACGGCTGAATTAAACCGTAGAGGTGTCAGATAGTAAGTCATTTGGTTGTCTGTaatgatgtaaaaaaaattgcAATAATCATTGCATTTCATGCCGCTTTTAGTCAACCTTTGGTAGACGCCATAACAAACATAACATATGGCACAGTTGAAGGGAAATTGTAATCTACTGTTATTTTTAGTTTTGCTGTAAAGTTATAGCCTATTGTAAAATAAATGTTACATATATGATCTAAAACTAGCAAACCTTAATCCCACATCGCTAGAGCACGTTCGTCCCATTGCTTTCACGCATCTCCAAGCTCTAGAAGGACACGTGTCAAAAAGGTAACGGGAAGATTTGCTTGGAAATATTATTTTTACCTGTGTACGTCCAAACAGGTTTCGAAAGGCCCACACCGAATACGTTTGAATTCGTGACTACATAAAGTTCACATTGTTAAAATGTGAGCGTGCATGCCCTGTCACCCCagtaaaaagaaacaaaaagtaAAAACGATCAAATGCGTGTAAGATCCATTACCTCCACTGCTGGGGAAAAAGGAAATACAttaatttatttgagtttttttgTGCAAAAAGTGTCCTTAGAAGCTTTGGGTGATTGCACATGACTACATCAAATGTATTGTTAGTCTGGACTCATTCATTTTAAAAAGTGCACTCATGAGCATATTTTTCACTGATGGGAGGACAAATACTCCTTCTTGGAATAATCAGGGAAATGCATCCAGTTGGAACCCTGATATGGTGTGTCATCCTAAAGCGAATCAAACCGGATTTAAGCTAGGAAGGCTGTTTTTAATCGTTTTCTTTGAATCTCTAGGGCTGTATTGCACTGGCTGGTAGATAAAGTAGTATGTTGCAGCTAACAGATCTGTTAGTCTTTTAATGTATTCACGTTTTTTTCTGATGTAGGATGCATCATCAGCAGACATCAGAAAGGCATATCGCAGGCTGTCTCTTACTCTACATCCGGACAAGAACAAAGACGAAAATGCCGAGACACAGTTCAGACAGGTAAGACttaaaaaacaataataaaaaaaagcaaTAGGGTGAAAGCTGACCTTAGAAAATACATTTCTTAATTGGGAAGTTTTGACAATGCAACTGTTAAAGAAGATTCATTTatgatatttgttttgtttctgtacTGTGTAGTAGAAGGTTGCAATGTTTTTCAATGTATCTTCAGAGAAAATCCATTTGCTCCTGTGAGAACTAGCTGCCTGCTTTTAAAATATGAACAGACTGTCCATGACCTTTAAGAATGACCTTTAAaactttaaaaaatatattaaaagaaaaaggtagCTGGTTGCATATTTCTCACTTATTTGAAAGTTATTCCCATGATAGGTATTTTGGAAAATGTACTTGTGCTGTATAATAAATAATGCTGGGAATGTAAAATTGTCTTTGTTGCTAGTCTGAAATAGTTGCTGTTCTGTAACTCTTAATTGTCTCATGTGTTACTGGTCATCTTTTCTCCTGTAGCTAGTGTCCATCTACGAGGTACTtaaagatgaggagaggagacagaggtgaGAAGTCCTATTTTTCTTAAAATTACTTTGCCAATGTACACATGTTCATACTATATGAATTCCATGTGTTTGGCAAATATGCAGCAACTATAAAATAGATTATATCGCATACGTATATGTGAAAATAAGGTGTTTTTCTCTGCTTGGGTTAAAGGACTGAAACTTTATACATTATGATCTTTCAATTTTTACCTAATTAAATATCATGTTTGAAATATCTGTATAACTAGTTGACCTCAGCTGAGATACACTCTCAGCTGTaacatcctttctctctccctttaacaACTCATAAAACAGTCCTTTTTGTGTTTCCCTAAAGCTATAATGACATCCTTGTCAATGGCCTACCAGACTGGAGACAACCAGTATTCTACTATAGACGAGTCAGAAAGATGAGCAATGGGGAGCTGGGTTTCCTGCTGTTCCTTATCCTAACAGTGGGACATTATGCTGTGATCTGGTCAATCTACCTGGAGAAGCAACTGGTGAGAGAACCTTGTCAGCTCTGCTTTCAACACTTTAAGGTTGTGACCTATCATGGCAATTTTGGTTTTGTAGATTAAATATCATAAATGATCATGATCACTGTAACATCTGGCGCACACATGACGTCTCTTCACATTTTCTTGTGAATAATCCAAGAGATGTAGCTGGAAATTGTCATGTGCTATGAGTGGGCCTGGGAAAAGATCAAACACAATAATACTCCATGCTATACTGTAATGTATTTATATAATAAGATTGTATCCAGAACGTTTTTGCAAGAACACGTCCCACACAGGTCAAGCTCAATCATTCTGTAATTTTTCATCTGCAGGATGAACTTCTGAGtaagaaaaaaaaggagaaaaagaaaaagttgaACAGCAAGAGTGCGGATGAATCAAAGTGTATAGGTCAGGATAAGGCAGAGAGGTAAGTCGAAAATCGTATTTATTTAATGCACATTTTCTTAGAAGTGCGATTTGAATGTATGTATGTTATAGTatgttatacatatatatattcttCCATACATTTTTGTCGTTACAGATGCCAAGATAAACCTCATTGGCAGGATATCTTGCCTCTTAAGTTGAGCATCTGGCTGTATTTGTCACTCAAGTCCCTTCCACAAGCCATCCAGGTAGAAAAAATACTACAAATACATACCTGTAAaggtttatttatttacttgatATCTAATAAGCATGCATACCATCTGACAACTATAAGGATACTGAACCAGATGAAGGAGGAAGATTGTTTATATATTATAAGCAACTGTTGATACCAATCATACTCGAAATGTCTGTGTTTTAGGACATGAAACAGTATTATGAAGACTACAAGCAGATGAAGattgaagagaaagaggaggctcAAGCTATGGCGGAACAAGAGACGACACAGAGTAATTAGCATTACATTATTCATTTTACATTTGACTATAACAATGTGGTTAAAGAAAATGCATGAATGggacaaatgtatttgtatcttGTTTATTTCAGTTTATATTCATTTATTACCTGTCCCACAGAAGAGAAGCGACCCAAAGTGAAGAAACCAAAATTTGAATTCCCTGTGTATGAGCCAGCTATAATGGACACCGGGTTCCTTCCATCTTATGATCAGGGCACCTCAATTGAAGAGATAGAGGATCAGATGGATCATTGGCTTGATGACAGCAAGTCCGAGAAGAAGAAGGTGATCTGTTCATATTTTTTCCAACCAGTGTCTTTTTTGCACATAACACAGGGACATCAACCTGAAAAGGGTTGGTTAAAAACAACTGTCCAGAAAAGTGGGAATTGCCAGTTAAGAAGCAAGCTCATTCTAGATGTGGCCAGCCGTGGTATCTTCTTGCTGTATAGTCACAGAAAAGGCAAAGACGGTTGTGATTATATGCAACAGCAGCAGGTCATTTTGTTGCCCTTTGGCCCAACAGCTACCAATAGGCATCGTTAAGCACAACATTCCTGTTCATTAGCATGCCAGCCAAATGATCTGTTGTCATACTATAGACCCGTTGAAAATGTTTCACTGTTGTGGTATCATGATAAAATGCCTTTGGAAATGAGTCAGACCACATTATTTTCACATTTTGTTGTGTCATACCTACCACAAAGCTCACTAGAGGTATTTTTATTCAGCAGACACCCGAGTGGACAGAAGAGGACATCAGTCTGCTGACACGGAGTATGGCCAAGTTCCCTGGAGGAACGCCTGGTCGCTGGGAAAAAATTGCCCACGAACTTGGAAGATCAGTGACAGAGGTAAGTCTATACTACTACATTACTCGACTGCAGTATAGTGGCAGGATTTTAATATTTATATCTGGAACCACAAGCCATGATGTCAACTAAGATTTAGAGCAACAAGCCTTCCACCGATGCTGAGCCTAACCTTTTTGAGGACAGGCCCTGGAAGTAAATGTTATTATTAATTTGACTCCACTAATTCATCAGGGTTGATTCACATTCAGTAAAAGAAAGCAGTGGAATATAGCCTAGGATACCATAGATtaaacagtactgtgcaaatgaAACTCACCTTCTCTTAACAAGGTAATTTTTATGACACTTAAGGAGCCTCCACATGATGCCACTAGCACATCATGTAGCAGCCTACAGCATGTTCCACATTACGTACCATCATATAGTGGGGCACCTTTTTTGTAGTATGTCCGTGACATAAGAGTCTGACATTAATTATATGGAAACTATACATCTACTACAGGTTACAACAAAGGTCAAACAAGTTAAAGATTGTGTTACCAACACCTCAGGTAAGACAGttgttttattttcctttttggATCCTGGCTCAATTACAgcatggatttgtgtgtgtgtgtgtgtgtgtgtgtgtgtgtgtgtgtgtgtgtgtgtgtgtgtgtgtgtgtgtgtgtgtgtgtgtgtgtgtgtgtgtgtgtgtgtgtgtgtgtgtgtgtgtgtgtgtgtgtgtgtgtgtgtgtgtgtgtgtgtgtgtgtgtgtgtgtgtgtgtgtgtgtgtgtgtggagagcaataaatatgtttatatCCTTGAGTAATTGTGCAACAATGTTGTATAATCCATATAATACATGACATttgattttacattttattcaacaAGCAGATTTCTGAAATGATTGAATACTTAAATTAACTTGGAAAAACACAAAATATATTGGATTTAGTGATACATTTATTCAGAATACCTGATTTAATTCAACCACAAGCCCAAGAAAaaaatggggggaggggggtacatAGGAATGAGATATATCTGGTTGAACAAGAGCTGACTCAAAGGTGGATGTGGTCTTATTCATTGCCTTTTGGAAAATACATATTGCTTACCCAATTCATTATGTCTATCAGCATCAGAAAAAATCATTCAAAACAATCCAAACCTTTCATCCCACATAGATATGAAGCCTTTAGCTATCTGCGATTTTAGACTTAAAAACTAACCGTGTTCTACATTTTCAATGCAGGATTGGTGAAGTTATCTGAGCTCAAGGGAACTTGTACCACAGGAAAAGCCACCAGAGTAGTGTCTGGAACGGTACCTGACAGCCTCATCACCCAGAGAGACAACTCTGAGGCCTTTGACCCAGAGGCCACTTCAGGGGCCACAGAGCCATGTGACATGGATGATGCGGAGGGTGCCCAGGCCCTCAGGAGGCGACCCAGAAAGACTGGGAGTGACGTGGGGGAGTCCAAGGTTAAGAATCGCAGACAGAAGGACTTCGACCCAGCAGCAGTTGAAGACAGTGAGGATGAGCAAAGTCCACAAACCCACCAGGCACTCAGGGAGAAATCTGCCACAGCTGATGATGTGTGGACCCAGAATCAACAGAAACTTCTAGAGTTGGCCCTTCAGCAATACCCACGTGGCACATCTGAACGCTGGGACAAGATTGCCATGGTGGTCCCTGGAAAACGAAAGGTCAAATACCCctttactgtctgtctgtcaacctTTAATATACCCAAGGGACTTGACTTTAATGGACAAATACTAACCTCTCAATAATGCATAGAATTTAAAACATTGTTAGTATTTGATCTTGAATGGTGGCttaaattcacaactttttcccttttcttttcAGGAGGAGTGTATGATCCGTTACAAACTTTTGGCAGAGCTTGTGCAGAAAAGAAAACAAGCCAAGAGCTAACTCTCCCAAGATagttattttcattttgctGTTAGACTTTCTGATGTTCACATCAAACCTCAGGTCTTTTACTTCCTTCAAAACTATTGGACCTGTATACATGAAAGTAGTTCAATATGCATATCATATTGAAGGACTTCCAAATGCTTACACCATGGTCAGCTGTCATGTCactgagaggtagagagaaagactggGAACACTTTTAACTACTCAAAACATGTATGGTAAGAAAATGTATGGAAGTGGAACAGTCAACTGAATTTTCTCGATATAAGTATTTCAAATGTTTGGCTTCATGGGATTGTGGGAGAAGAAAGCATGTTTCTCAATGTAATCCAGCAATAGCCGCCTTGCTTGAGTAAAGTATAGAGAAGCTAGAACATGGCATCTGATACTCCCCAAAACAACATTTAAATTAACAGCATGACTTCTGTAATCTTTGTAGCAAAATCTGGGAATCCAAATGCACAATTGAATAATCTGTGCAGTGCTCGAGTGTTAAGATGTAATCTGATTATACAGTAGCAGGTGCTTGCAGTGAAATATACTCTAGATATTTTACCTGATTAGATGTGCTTCAGGTTTTCCCAGGTAGACTACTGATGGCAAAGTATGTGTAAAAATGTGTGTTAATGCTATGCCCCAGCATTACATACTTTCCTTAAGCAAGGCAGTTATTTCAGTGTTTATGGATGGGTTATGCAAAAAAAGATTTGTCATAAATCTCTAAATGCAAATGTTACACTTCCAGTAAGTGCCCAAacagtctaaatgtttaaaatCCTTTAATAACCCCAAAACATGGGTGACACAAAGGGAATAAAGGAAGTCTGGATGTATATTTGATTTACTCATGAACAGTTATGTGCCTTAGCTCTGCCCAAAGCATGCCACCCAACCCTCCATGATCTGTCATAAAGTGCACCAACACAATGAAACGCTTGTCAGTACTCAAAAAAATCTGACTTGCCATTTTATTTACAATAATGTATTGTACTGcttatgttttatgtttttaaaTAAATGGTTATGCGCATTTCAATTGTCACACATTAGTTACTGATAcatatacgtgtgtgtatataacacTGAGGATGAGTTGAGGATATAATGACAATGAGGTTAAAGAGCAGACTAAACTTTCTATTTAAGGTATTTTGATTCATATTGGATGAACTGTTAAGTTGATACTTGACAATAAGTAGACttgaactaccatgtaactacatagtaATGCCTGTAGGAGCAACATTGAAGTTACATAATGTAGAAACTGCTAAGTAGATGGATGGTATTACGGTTCAACAGACGTTATTGACCAAATGAAAATTGGTATGGGGGAGGTTGACTACAAGGATATGTGGATTCTgacattgatcttgttttggttaCAAACATCAGCAGCCATATTGCCACATCCACTTCCCCTCTACTCTGTACAGTAGGCTACCAAGTCCTGTTGTAATACCCTTAACGTTAATGTAACTACAATGATATTACTATTAGTATTTCTGTGTAGTTACATGGTAATTAATCTACACTTAATGTTAGATGTTACCCTGTTGAACAATGTACAATAAAGTAATCATATTTAATAATTGGTAGCATATCCTTTGAATGAATTAAAAAGGACTATAATATTGTGCCCAAAACATAAAATTAGTGACTCACTCTCATTCGGTACAATGTCTGGGCAGGGTGAAATGCTTAGTGTTGGTTGTTTGGTATCCTCCCACCATTGAGCAGCTTTGGTAGTCCTCCAAGAATCAAAACACATGCTGATAAACATACTGTTGTGGACTGCAAGACACATTCAGCTATCCGACTGAAGTTTACGGTTCAATGTTTTTGAACAACTTTTATACGTATTTCACAATTTGATTCTTAAGATACTTGGTTGTAAAATATGAATCCTCATTGTGCAAGATGTGGGAAAATTGTTTATGTGACGGAAAAAGTGAACTGCTTGGATAAGGTAAGGCTTGTCAGTCTCTATACACGTACACAGCATATTAGTTACAATGTATTCTATTGACTGTATTCTGAAGATTTCCAGTCAGCAATGTTAACAAGTACTTTGTAGCTGAATGTGTTGCAGGTTTCCCATGCTTTATAACTGGGTGGTTCACAGACAATGAGATCTCAATCACCATACACCTACACATGGCAGTCTAGACAAAATGGTGATGGTAAATACATACATGTTTACCACTGAGATTCCTACAGCTACTTGGTTACTACTTGGCCTTTTTTATCCAGATTTGGCATAAAGGATGTTTCCACTGTGAGGTGTGCAGAATGACTCTAAATATGAAGAACTACAAAGGCTATGAGAAGAAGCCCTATTGTAATGCGTGAGTATTATTTTAAACAGTTTCCTGCTTAGTAAATGTTGAATTgtaataaagaaataaaaattaGTTATATCCAATAATAGACGTAGATTTACATTTGATAGATATACAGTACGTTCTCAAATAATTGGGTGAATACTGGACCCATTTTGTGGCTCATGTTAAGTAATTTGTGAATACAACAGGGAAATATTTGGCTGTAAGTTAATTTCATAAGAGTTTAATCAACC
This genomic window contains:
- the dnajc1 gene encoding dnaJ homolog subfamily C member 1 isoform X2 yields the protein MYAALKDLKVFLAFSILFTFSVPICAWDTDLELFDLVEEIPQSFYEFLSVEQDASSADIRKAYRRLSLTLHPDKNKDENAETQFRQLVSIYEVLKDEERRQSYNDILVNGLPDWRQPVFYYRRVRKMSNGELGFLLFLILTVGHYAVIWSIYLEKQLDELLSKKKKEKKKKLNSKSADESKCIGQDKAERCQDKPHWQDILPLKLSIWLYLSLKSLPQAIQDMKQYYEDYKQMKIEEKEEAQAMAEQETTQKEKRPKVKKPKFEFPVYEPAIMDTGFLPSYDQGTSIEEIEDQMDHWLDDSKSEKKKTPEWTEEDISLLTRSMAKFPGGTPGRWEKIAHELGRSVTEVTTKVKQVKDCVTNTSGLVKLSELKGTCTTGKATRVVSGTVPDSLITQRDNSEAFDPEATSGATEPCDMDDAEGAQALRRRPRKTGSDVGESKVKNRRQKDFDPAAVEDSEDEQSPQTHQALREKSATADDVWTQNQQKLLELALQQYPRGTSERWDKIAMVVPGKRKEECMIRYKLLAELVQKRKQAKS
- the dnajc1 gene encoding dnaJ homolog subfamily C member 1 isoform X1, whose translation is MYAALKDLKVFLAFSILFTFSVPICAWDTDLELFDLVEEIPQSFYEFLSVEQDASSADIRKAYRRLSLTLHPDKNKDENAETQFRQLVSIYEVLKDEERRQSYNDILVNGLPDWRQPVFYYRRVRKMSNGELGFLLFLILTVGHYAVIWSIYLEKQLDELLSKKKKEKKKKLNSKSADESKCIGQDKAERCQDKPHWQDILPLKLSIWLYLSLKSLPQAIQDMKQYYEDYKQMKIEEKEEAQAMAEQETTQKEKRPKVKKPKFEFPVYEPAIMDTGFLPSYDQGTSIEEIEDQMDHWLDDSKSEKKKQTPEWTEEDISLLTRSMAKFPGGTPGRWEKIAHELGRSVTEVTTKVKQVKDCVTNTSGLVKLSELKGTCTTGKATRVVSGTVPDSLITQRDNSEAFDPEATSGATEPCDMDDAEGAQALRRRPRKTGSDVGESKVKNRRQKDFDPAAVEDSEDEQSPQTHQALREKSATADDVWTQNQQKLLELALQQYPRGTSERWDKIAMVVPGKRKEECMIRYKLLAELVQKRKQAKS